The following are encoded together in the Trichomycterus rosablanca isolate fTriRos1 chromosome 19, fTriRos1.hap1, whole genome shotgun sequence genome:
- the fam131c gene encoding protein FAM131C → MVTMGACLCKGHQESQNGQQYPMGELPSWTEGQPIVQGNHQPYNGSVTDKKNDNGYSIGELATSSLIGLVATIKEHITKPTAMAQGRVAHLIEWKGWGGEGTAGGGWCGWNREGGWGGAGATLQEDEQLYSHLTDEIKEARFAAGVAEQFALAEASLSEWPSQDVNQATTNAATLQAREGLYLSQFLMDGGSLGVPQHLYSLHVEANAEPGSQPNIQAPQPFYCSLVLQPELQQPLQEQRTLPANGPVRHADSSSEDEVFYN, encoded by the exons ATGGTCACCATGGGTGCCTGCCTCTGCAAAGGTCACCAAG AGAGTCAGAATGGCCAGCAGTATCCCATGGGAGAACTTCCATCCTGGACAGAAGGACAGCCCATTGTACAA GGCAATCATCAGCCGTACAATGGCTCTGTGACTGATAAGAAGAACGACAATGGCTATAGCATCGGAGAGCTGGCTACATCCTCCTTGATTG GTCTGGTTGCTACCATTAAGGAGCACATAACCAAACCAACGGCAATGGCACAGGGACGGGTGGCGCACCTGATCGAGTGGAAAGGCTGGGGAGGGGAGGGGACCGCTGGTGGAGGTTGGTGTGGCTGGAACAGGGAAGGAGGTTGGGGAGGAGCAGGAGCTACCCTGCAGGAGGATGAGCAGCTTTACTCCCACCTGACTGATGAGATCAAGGAGGCACGATTTGCTGCAG GGGTGGCTGAGCAGTTCGCCCTGGCTGAGGCATCATTAAGTGAATGGCCTTCACAAGATGTAAATCAAGCCACAACCAATGCAGCCACTTTACAGG CCCGTGAAGGCCTCTATCTTTCTCAGTTTCTCATGGATGGAGGAAGTTTAGGGGTTCCCCAGCACCTGTACAGCCTGCACGTGGAGGCCAATGCTGAACCTGGCTCTCAGCCTAATATTCAAGCTCCCCAACCCTTCTACTGCAGCCTGGTGTTACAGCCGGAATTACAGCAACCCCTACAGGAGCAGAGGACTTTACCAGCCAACGGTCCTGTCCGACACGCAGACAGCAGCTCCGAGGATGAAGTCTTCTATAACTGA